The DNA window GAATTTTGCTTGGCTGCATTGTGAAGATTATCCTGGTTCATGTAGAGGTCGTAGGGCAGTTTGGGATTACCCCTTTGACCAAACTGGTAAGCCATCCAGAAAACGGTATCGCCGTTTTTGGTAAAGGTGCGGTTTAAGTAGTGGTTGGTGTAGACGATGTTTTTAATGGAGTTCCATTTATCTACAGTAGCATTTTTCCCGTGACAGGTTAAGCAAAATTCGGCTGCTGTACCTGTAGGATTATTCTGTACCCAGGTAAGAAAAGAAGAAGTTAAATCACTATGTTTAGAAGTATTTGCTATCGCCGATGGCTTGGAAGCAGCAGTTTGCCGGATTAATCCCGCTGTTACAATCGCATAAGCAGCATCAGCCCGGGTGGCAAGGGCGTTGGGGTAAGCATATACTTTAGTTCCTGCTTTTTTGGTTATGGGGAGATAACCTTTTTCTACCGCCCAGGCTAAGGGTTCACTTCCGTTAAAATCAATAATATTAATCCAGTTGGCACCTGTGGAAGAGGTATTTAAAAGCCTCATGATATAATACGCCAGCTGGGCCCGGGTAAAGGTTTTGTTATCATTGGGAATAAGGCTAATATCATTTAAATTGGAAGCTCTTTGCAGCGCTTGCCGGAACTCAGCGTTAGTAATAGGTTTACTGGGGTAAAATTTACCTTTAGATAAAGTAAACACATTTTTTACTATAGCATAGTTAACTACCTTTACATAGGGAAGTTTATTTATATCGGATGCTTTAATGGTGTAGTGGCAGGTAGTAGAGCAGTTAACCGGTTGTCCAGTCATGGGGTCTCCTGCAAATTTACGATAACCAAAAGCAGTTACAGCAGTAAGGGCCAAAGTTACAAGCAAGACAATTATAAACAAGCTAAGTTTTTGTTTCTTTTTCACTTTCTTTCTCCCTCCTTTCTTATCTCATACCGGGCATATCGGATTCAAAAGCGGTAAAGCTGTGGAGAATGACTTCAGTGCCATCATTCCGGGTGATTTTGGGCATAAAGTAGGCAAAGTCAAAAGCCGCTCCAGTATCGTGGCAACTGCCGCAAAGGGCGTTGGGCAAGTATTTAAGCTGTCTTAGGATGCCGTTTTGGTCAGAAATCATGCCGTGAGGGTTGTGACAGGTAGAGCAGTACATCCCACCTTTGTTGTAGTGCTTACTGTAAACAAATTCGTTTACCTGGCTCATGGGCTCGGAGAAATAAGTAATGGTTTCCGTTACATCGCCAAAGTCATAGCTTACATTTTCGTTCTTGGTACTACCCTGGCTATGGCAGCTACTGCCGCCACAGGTATTTACTTTTGCCGCTAAGGTTGTGGTTTTGCCGGGGTTTATTATATTCCGGCTGTTGGGTGCTTTTACGTGTAAGCTTCCGTTTCCGTGGCAATTTTCGCAGCCTACGGCGTTATTAAAGTGACTGGTTTCCTTCCAGCCGGTATAATATTTCGGGTGACAGCTCTGGCATTTGTCGCTGCCTACTGCTACTGCTCCAGTGTTGTCTTCGGTGGTAGTAGTGTTTAATGTAACGATTTGCCCGGTGTTGGCGTTGTAGCCTTCAGCGCCGGGTCCTTTCCGGTGGCAGGTCTCGCAGGTGCCCATGTTCGGTGCCCGCTTTAAGGCAGAAGAACCGGCTATTTCTACCATGCCGCTTTCGCCCACCTGGCTCCAGTAACCGTATACTTTGGAGTTAGTGCTGTCCAATAACGTTCTCGTCCAGAACTCTTTGCTGGTACCGTGGGCATAATGGCAGGTTAGGCAGGTCATGACATCGCCGTTACTCCGCTTTTCGTAGACCATGTTGGTTAAGGGTAAGTAAGCTTTAAACTCGTCCACTTTAAAGCCGACCTGGTGGCGATAAGCTTCGGTGTACTGGCCGGTTAATTTGTCTGAAGAGCCGGTGCTGGTATCTATGTCTCCCGTATCGGTGTTGTAATCGGTGTGGCAGGCTCCGCAAAACTGGTTAATACCAGCGGTGTGAACTATCTGTTCCCCGGGCTCTAGGTAATTTTTAACTTCCATTTTTACCTGAAGTGCCGGGTAGAAGTAGGCATATACTACCGTTGCAGTGCCGTTTATTAATTTAATCTTGGTTTCCCCGCTGTTGCCGTCTAAAAGATAGTCTATTCCTTCGGTTTTTAGCTCACCATTAACCCAAACCTGGGTTCCTTTGTTGTACGGATAGCTTCTTACCCACTGGTAGTGATTGCTGTTTTCGTAATAGCCAGTGGTGTTGTTGTAAATATAAGCGATATTGCTCATGTAATTTACATAGCTGTAAGCATTGACGTTGGGGTTTAAGATCCGGGCATTACCGCCCAAGCCGTGGGGGCTATGGCACGATTCGCAGCCAAAAGTGATATCCCAGGCAGTGCCGGCTTTGTCCTGAGTGCTGTAGCTTTCATAGTTGCCGGTGATGTTACCGCCAGGAGCGGCAAAAATCTGGACTGCTCCGGTTACTAAGTGGTTGGAAAGGGAAGTTTCACTGCCGTTTCCAAACATACCGCCGTAGGTGGGTTTACCGGTATTGGCGATATAGCCTTCCTCCACGTTATAAGTCGTACTAATGGTACCATCGTGGCAGGCCATACAGGTGTCGTATACCGTTCCCCACTGCAATAAGGTTTGACCTACTGCGGTGTGGGTAGCATGGCAGGCGGCACATGCGTCGGTGTTTTTAGAATAGTTGGTGTGAATGCGGTAATTGGCAGGAGTTTGCTCATTGGGCAAATAAATTTCATTGGGATAATATGTCTTCCCATCGGGGTTAAATTTACTAGCCATGCCGGCATTGGTATATACATTCTTTACGGTTGGCGCGTAAGTATCGCCAGACATAAGCTGCGCCGCCATGGCCGTTGACCCGTACAGCACCAGGGCCAGCATCATTACCAAAATTAGCGTTTTTCGCTTCAAGCTTTTTTCCTCCTTTCTTTATAGCGAGCCCGGATTTGCCTTTATTTCCTTCTACCCCCCTTTCCGTGGCCGTTTATCCGGACAGGCAGTATATTTTTATGCTATTAATTTGCCATAATGGAAATTTTTTCCTTTATATTTTCTTTTAAAAATTTTTATACATATAAAAAACATTAATGACAATAAAATTTGATTTAACCCTTTTTTTCTTTAATTCTCAAGTTTTAGATAGTTTTTTTATGATTTTCGTTGTATATATTCTTTTTCGTTATATAAGTTATATCTATTTTATCTAGTTAAATATACAAAAAATGCGGGGAAAACCCCGCATTATAACACCGTATTTGCCAATCTTTACTTTAGGGAAAACCGGCTTCATTAAAGGTAAAAGAGTGTAGGCGAATTTCTAAGTTACTACCTGCCGATCTAAATACCAATGGCATATAATTTCCCCAATCAAAACTTCCCGCAAAGGTTCCCAAGTCGTGGCATACTGCACAGAGGGCATTAGGACGGCATTTTAATTCGTATGTTTGCCCGCTCTTTTCGGCAATTACTCCATGGGGATTATGGCAGGTAGTACAGACCATTAGGCCAACATTAAAGTGTTTGCTGGCGTAAAATTCACTCACCTGAGGTTTTGTACTGTTATTAAAGATTTCAATGCTATCGGTGATATTGTTGTACGTGTAGGACAAAATGGACTGAAGGCTGTCATTTATATTCCCATGACAGCTACTACCGGCACAATAGCCAATTTGTTCTTTATAAGTTTTTTCACTGATGCTATCTATAAACGCTCCTGAAAGCGATTTTACATGCTCACTGCCGCCGGTATGGCAGTCCTGGCAGTCTACCGGATCTCCTGCAATTGTTGCATGTTTTGTTCGCTGCCACCCGGCATAAATTTTATCATGGCATTTTTGACAGAGGGTGTTATCAACCCGGGTCAGTGGAAAAGAAGGATTTATAGCAGTATCACGGTCATTACCCGGCGTACTTCCCAAAGAATTGGTGGTATACCCTTCCGAGGCGGGACCTTTACGGTGGCAAGTTTCGCAGGTAGCCATATTGGGAGCGCGTTTTAAAGCAGAAGAACCGGCTATTTCCACTAAGGGTAATGCATTTTGACTATCGTAATTTCCCCAGTAGCTTTTAGCGGCAGGAAACCAGTTTTTATTCTGGCTATCTTCTAAAGTCTCTTGCCAGAATTCCTGGCTAACCCCATGGGCATAGTGACAGGTAAGACAGGTCATGTATTTTTTACCGTCTGCCCGAAGTTCATAAACCATGTTGGAATTGGGCAAATACTGCTCAAAATCCGCCACATTAAATCCTACCTGGTGGCGGTAGGCTTCGGTATAATGGCCATTTAAAATATCGGCAGCGCCATTGGGTTCGGATTTCGAACTATCTTTATATACATTTTCGGTATTGTAGTCGGTATGGCAGGCTCCACAAAAAGCGTTTATACCTTTAACATGAATAACGGTTTCAGTTTCGGAAGTTTTGGTCTTTTCTCCGTCAAGGTAGTTTTCTATATTCATAGCAACTTGAAGGGCCGGATAAAAGGATGCCGTTATATTGCTAGGGTTACCATTTAAAACTATTACTTTTGTATATCCAGCGGTATTATCAAGCCTATAATCAATACCTTCTACTTTTTCTACCCCATCAAAATATACTTTTGTTCCTTTTAGGTAAGGATAGCTCCGTACCCACTGGAAGGCGTTTTTCTCGGTAGGGTTAAAACTATTGCCCGATGACAAAGCGACCCAAAAACTTTCACTGCCCGAAACTTTTGTTAAAGGAAAGTTGGTTTTATGATTTACCAGACTATAGGCGTTGACATTGGGATTTAGGATCCGGGCATTGCCGCCAAGACCGTGGGGACTGTGGCACGATTCGCAGCCAAAGGTAATATCCCACCGTTGGCCCTGCCCCTGATCGGGAACGCTGTACTGCTCGTAATTTCCTGTAATATTGCCGCCGGGCGCAGCAAAGATTTTTACCGCTCCGGTTACTAAGTGATTGGAAAGGTAAGGCTCATTTCCCACCCCAAACATTCCGCCGTAAGTGGGTTTACCACCGGCTCCAATCTCCCCTTTTTGCACATTATAAGTGGTAGAAATAGTCCCATCATGACAGGCCATACAAGTGTCATAAACGGTGCCCCACTGGAGTAAGGTTTCCCCTACTGCAGTGTGGGTTGCATGGCACGCCGCACAGGCATCGGTATTGCGGCTGTAATTGGAATGAATGCGGTACTGAGCAGGATTGGTTTCGTTGGGAAGGTAGATCTCCGCAGGATAAAAGGTGGAACCATCGGCATTAAAATACTTGGGCGTTGGCCCGTAGTCCTGGCCTACTCTTACCTGGGCAGCAAAGGCAGTCGATGTTACAACCCCCAGGATAAGTCCGAAGAAAAGAAAAAATATAAAATTTCGCAAAAAAACTCCTCCTCTCGGGTTTTAGCACCGGGAAGTTTCCTTTTTCACCCCCTTTTCCCCCGGTGCCTTATCTATTGCCAAATTTTTTACCCGAGAGTATATATATTGAGAAATTTTTCAGGATATTACTTCAATCTGGTAAGAATTTTTAAACAGGCAAAAAAAGAGTCGGCAAATGCCGACTCTTTTGAAATCCACATTAACACCCAGAACAACCGGAACAGCTTTTTCCGCTGCAACCCGAGCTTGACGACCCACTCTCTTCTCCCCCAGAGGACTTACCCATTATCATGAAACCAGTTAAACGCTGGGTTAAATTTTGGCTTCCACATTTTGGACAGGTAACGTTTTCTTTTTCAGAAATTGCACACCTCACCGTAAAAAGCTCTCCGCAATTATTACAGCGAAAGTCATACGCTGGCATGATAGATACACCCTCCTTCAAACACCTAATTTGGGGAAAGTTCTGTATTTTACGTCTATACGTCAATAGAAGAACCATCCCTGGATTTTATTTGCGGCGGATGCGGCCGGTACCGCCGACTACAAGGTTACTTATGAGTAAAGTGGGCTGGGCATCAGAAACGGGAACTCCCTGGCCGTCTTTGCCACAGGTACCGATAGACCAGCCAAGGTCTTTACCAACGGCCAGCACATTGTTTAAAGCTTCCGGGCCGT is part of the Carboxydothermus pertinax genome and encodes:
- a CDS encoding cytochrome c3 family protein; this encodes MKRKTLILVMMLALVLYGSTAMAAQLMSGDTYAPTVKNVYTNAGMASKFNPDGKTYYPNEIYLPNEQTPANYRIHTNYSKNTDACAACHATHTAVGQTLLQWGTVYDTCMACHDGTISTTYNVEEGYIANTGKPTYGGMFGNGSETSLSNHLVTGAVQIFAAPGGNITGNYESYSTQDKAGTAWDITFGCESCHSPHGLGGNARILNPNVNAYSYVNYMSNIAYIYNNTTGYYENSNHYQWVRSYPYNKGTQVWVNGELKTEGIDYLLDGNSGETKIKLINGTATVVYAYFYPALQVKMEVKNYLEPGEQIVHTAGINQFCGACHTDYNTDTGDIDTSTGSSDKLTGQYTEAYRHQVGFKVDEFKAYLPLTNMVYEKRSNGDVMTCLTCHYAHGTSKEFWTRTLLDSTNSKVYGYWSQVGESGMVEIAGSSALKRAPNMGTCETCHRKGPGAEGYNANTGQIVTLNTTTTEDNTGAVAVGSDKCQSCHPKYYTGWKETSHFNNAVGCENCHGNGSLHVKAPNSRNIINPGKTTTLAAKVNTCGGSSCHSQGSTKNENVSYDFGDVTETITYFSEPMSQVNEFVYSKHYNKGGMYCSTCHNPHGMISDQNGILRQLKYLPNALCGSCHDTGAAFDFAYFMPKITRNDGTEVILHSFTAFESDMPGMR
- a CDS encoding cytochrome c3 family protein, with the protein product MRNFIFFLFFGLILGVVTSTAFAAQVRVGQDYGPTPKYFNADGSTFYPAEIYLPNETNPAQYRIHSNYSRNTDACAACHATHTAVGETLLQWGTVYDTCMACHDGTISTTYNVQKGEIGAGGKPTYGGMFGVGNEPYLSNHLVTGAVKIFAAPGGNITGNYEQYSVPDQGQGQRWDITFGCESCHSPHGLGGNARILNPNVNAYSLVNHKTNFPLTKVSGSESFWVALSSGNSFNPTEKNAFQWVRSYPYLKGTKVYFDGVEKVEGIDYRLDNTAGYTKVIVLNGNPSNITASFYPALQVAMNIENYLDGEKTKTSETETVIHVKGINAFCGACHTDYNTENVYKDSSKSEPNGAADILNGHYTEAYRHQVGFNVADFEQYLPNSNMVYELRADGKKYMTCLTCHYAHGVSQEFWQETLEDSQNKNWFPAAKSYWGNYDSQNALPLVEIAGSSALKRAPNMATCETCHRKGPASEGYTTNSLGSTPGNDRDTAINPSFPLTRVDNTLCQKCHDKIYAGWQRTKHATIAGDPVDCQDCHTGGSEHVKSLSGAFIDSISEKTYKEQIGYCAGSSCHGNINDSLQSILSYTYNNITDSIEIFNNSTKPQVSEFYASKHFNVGLMVCTTCHNPHGVIAEKSGQTYELKCRPNALCAVCHDLGTFAGSFDWGNYMPLVFRSAGSNLEIRLHSFTFNEAGFP
- a CDS encoding FmdB family zinc ribbon protein, encoding MVLLLTYRRKIQNFPQIRCLKEGVSIMPAYDFRCNNCGELFTVRCAISEKENVTCPKCGSQNLTQRLTGFMIMGKSSGGEESGSSSSGCSGKSCSGCSGC